A single window of Anaerocolumna chitinilytica DNA harbors:
- a CDS encoding sensor histidine kinase — translation MGKRMMGMVIYIILAAAIIICILTALFFRRYVLKIFNSIDSVLERILSKDISEPFETIGDNRISKLTYKANRIIDMYVSDVLRINGEKETIQGFISDMSHQMKTPLSSISIYSDLLLAENLSTEEQEEFLLRIRSGTEKLQWMMDNLIKMSRLEVGTIQLAPLETNIKQTISDSIGNVVATASKKNIDIVVSDFENYQIYHDKKWTREAITNILENAIKYSPQDTSIEVSVEQMTLYTKINITDHGIGIEKNDWNLIFKRFYRGSNVKDNEGTGLGLYLASLIMEKQGGYIMIDSIPNEFTSFSLFLQNSKK, via the coding sequence TTGGGTAAAAGAATGATGGGAATGGTGATATATATTATTCTTGCTGCCGCAATCATTATTTGTATCCTGACGGCATTATTCTTCCGAAGATATGTATTGAAAATTTTTAATTCTATCGATTCTGTTTTGGAGCGTATATTATCAAAGGATATAAGCGAGCCTTTTGAAACAATCGGTGATAACCGAATATCAAAACTCACATACAAAGCAAACCGCATAATAGATATGTACGTTTCTGATGTGCTCCGGATTAATGGTGAAAAGGAAACAATACAAGGTTTTATATCGGATATGTCGCATCAGATGAAAACACCTCTTTCTAGTATATCAATATATTCAGACCTACTATTAGCAGAAAATTTAAGTACAGAAGAGCAAGAAGAATTTTTACTTCGCATTAGATCAGGGACAGAAAAATTACAATGGATGATGGACAACTTAATCAAGATGTCGCGTTTAGAAGTTGGAACCATCCAGCTTGCTCCGCTTGAGACAAATATAAAGCAAACTATTTCAGACAGTATTGGCAATGTTGTTGCAACAGCTTCAAAGAAGAATATTGACATTGTTGTTTCGGATTTTGAAAATTATCAGATATACCATGACAAAAAATGGACGCGAGAAGCCATAACAAATATACTTGAAAACGCTATTAAATATTCGCCGCAGGATACAAGTATAGAGGTATCTGTTGAGCAAATGACTCTTTATACCAAAATCAATATAACTGATCATGGGATAGGTATTGAAAAAAATGATTGGAATTTGATTTTCAAGCGATTTTATAGAGGCAGTAACGTAAAAGATAACGAGGGTACGGGGCTTGGCTTATACCTTGCCTCACTGATTATGGAAAAGCAAGGCGGTTATATCATGATAGATTCCATTCCTAACGAATTTACTTCCTTTTCGTTGTTCTTACAGAACAGTAAGAAATAA